Below is a genomic region from Henckelia pumila isolate YLH828 chromosome 3, ASM3356847v2, whole genome shotgun sequence.
gtggaaagaggatacatcactgtcgagagagtggcctctgcagacaatatcgctgatccacttactaagcccttgccaggatcattatttgacaaacatcgcgaagcaatgggactacgtagtatgactagttggctttagggcaagtgggagattgaaagagtgggtgcccgatgagccaacttgtggctaagggcttttatgactctatgtataaacaatcttttgtttaatatgatttacacttttataatgacatttactttatcttttatcatattattatgttgtgacatactataagatgtttagatgaagaccttgaatatactatagtgtatgtaagatgtggtagcacatggggatggctatcatgaaacatatcttatagtcactgtatattctaaacagttcctagttgattgagccgtccgttaataaggataaggatcgctcgagattgagactagcatttgcgatgccgagtaccacgtttcattggtatggaacatagagatgttcaaagcatgcaaatggatattcatatgatgaatgatcgaactaccctatccgaactttccaagtggttatcacttatcgagtggataaagtccgcggttttggttgtacaccattagtccttactacttgaaacatcattgagactctatatgctagtactgtactttgactcgtttaccgactctgttggggtcatcaggtgtcgggattaggtacagttatgacacatataggagtcgatactttgttttcaaggattcaccacatacttgcgagtgtggatatcctatgcaatctgagaacatattagtgtgacgaatctctggccagagtacatgatgtgttttaggttacttggtttcctagtagcacatgcgatgtcactattttatcttcaagatgcattgcatagttatcgaatctcgaacgactctcgatttaccaatggttgttgattcgatcgggatatatggatgaagggaccgtactgtatgctaaccaaaatctattggttcttgcaggcactatcagtgatacctaaggaatcatggggcgatgttgctaggcgctcttaccatgattcgatgggcaagtcgaaaattgttgttccgattcacaaggagttgtgagcccacggctagctgtatccctgaaccattgagggtcacacaagtaattgatttttaatccccgttgagataattaaatttaaagagttaaatttagtgaataaagaaatgggacttcttatttaaaagtagagggggtaagatttcctaaaatgacataatgatggacatttttggaaaccactgaattcggattcagaaaatttatcttgactttaaaagatgcagaaatggtttctgtgcacattggtgaaattggtttatcaatctgagtcacgatgaattttatattaatttctgaacatgcgggctttgcttgtcagacttgaacttatgactaatgggccctaagctgttagcagcccagattataaataagttattgcagtacagaaattacagacaactggtcacaaaattttcgataaccctagtttttctctctaggtgtggccgccccctcttctctctcaattcgaaaaatccagcctatgaatttcgaatttgcagtctggtttaacggatcaaatctgttaattttctcttcgtagaaacttttgatagactttctagtgcagtctatcagagggattaaatttccgttcgtggacctgattgaagaaacgttcgttcatcagttcctgggatatacaacaagagcagattaatctattggtgtccataatctcgcttcgaaattttaaggtaaaatttatattgtataAATTTTAcgttattaattttaatcgtaggaatttgatacccatatgaaatcgttccatataaaattttaaaacttccgctgcaccaggtatcactttctttttcgatccggagaacgaccgtgttccaacaagtTTTTCGTTGTCCATATCTTTAATAAGCTTTGTTCTTGAGCttgaattgttctgttggtgattaataaaagtgttgtgttgctctcccgtggacgtaggcaagTCTTTGCCGAatcacgtaaatacttgtgttgtttaatcgctttcgcgtgagttggtTGATTGATTTGTGTGCGTTGGGTTCATCTGCTTTCTGGGATTATTGTTCTTATCTGTGTGATCGTTTGTCTGTGAATTCTCGGAAAATCAAATTatcggattgattcctaacaagtggcgCCGTTTGTGGGAAACCAAGcaaagatggtgggatcaatgaagtttgatattgagaagtttacggGCAAGAACGATTTCTCGCTCGGGAGGATTAAGATGCATGCAATCTTGATACAACACGGATTGGTGGAGACTCTTAAGAAGAAAGAGGAGATGTCCgatgagataaagaacaaagatgAATTGCTCGAGAAAGCACACAGTGCAATTATTCTCTGTCTGGGAGATAGACCTCTTCGGGAGGTGGCCAGAGAAGAATCTGTAGCGGCGGTGTGGCTCAAACTCGAAAATTTATGCATGACGAAATCCCTGGCTAATCGTCTGTACATGAAACAGAGATTGTATTCCTTTGTGATTAAGGATGAGAAGAACCTTGAAGACCAGATCgaagaattcaccaagatattggatgacttggagaatattgaagtaaagcttgaggatgaagatcgagctttgatacttctgaatgctcttcctaaagcatatgaaaatttcagggatgctttgctatatggaagagaacagacgataacattggaagaagttatgtctgctattcaatccaaggaacttcagagaaaatcgaacacaaacactgaatcacatggagaaggtcttacggcgaggggcagaagtgataagaggacatccagtgggaaatacaggccaaagtccagatcgaagagtcaaggaagataTCAAAACAGAAACTTGGGTAATATGAAGTACTATGTCTGTCAGAAGGTTGgacatctgcgaagagattgtccTGAAAAGAAAGGGAAGCAACAGGAAAAACCCAAGGACGATGGTACTCTGGCCATAGCTACAAATGGATATGACTCAGCAGAAGTATTGGTGATTTCTAAAGGTGATCAAAACCACGAGTGGATACTGGATTCAGGatgctcctttcacatgtgtcctataagatcttggtttgaaaaattggaggaatcagatcagggcatggtactgttggggaataatcaatcatgcaggataaagggctctggaaatgtcagaataaggatgcatgatgggatcgacagagtactcaccaaggtgagctatgtgcccgagttgaagagaaacttgatatcattgggaacGCTTGATGCTCAGGGATATTAATTCAAATCAGGAGCAGGCAGTGTCAAAAGTATCTCTTGTTGTGATGAAGGCTGTCAAAAAGAATCTCCTGTATGTACTACAAGGTGATACGATTATTGGAAGTACAACAAGTATTCAGGAACAACAAGACAGAACCAAGCTATGGCATctgaggcttggacatgtaagtgagaagggattacatgAGCTGTCTAAACAGGGTCTGTTAGGTGGAGATAAGATCGAATCACTTGAGCTGTGTGATAGTTGTGCTCTTGGGAAATCTAAAAGAGTAtcgtttggtcaaggaagtcacacaactgagcaaccattggcctaaattcattcagatctatggggtccttctcggacagaaactcatggtggaggcagatacttcatgtctttgatagatgattactcaaggagagtatggatattcatcttaaagactaaggatgaagcttatgacaagttcagagaatggctgctggcagttgagaacaagagtgatcgaagagtgaaacacctgagaacagataatgggctggaatacttatcagataagtttgtCAAGCTATGCAAGGAGAAAGGCATTACCAGACACAGAACAGTGACAGGAACGCCACAGCAAAATGGCCTGGCAGAGAGGATGAACAGAACTCTTCTGGAaagggtcagatgtatgttgatcaatgcttctCTTCCTAAGTCCTTCTGGGTAGAAGCATTATCTACTGCGTGCTATTTGGTCAATAGGTATCCATCCAGTGCAATTGGTTTCAAGACACCAATGGAAAAGTGGAGTGGAACACCTGCAGACTACTCAAAATTGAGGGTATTCGGATGTCTAgcatatgctcatctgaaacaggacaagttggaagcaatggcagtcagatgtatattcattgggtatccggatggtgtgaagggttataaggtttggaacctggagtcaagaggtccaaagtgctTCAACACCAGGGATGTAAAGTTTGATGAATCCAAACTAGGATAAAAAATGAATACAGATGGAAAGGACAGTCAGATCAGTGTGAATGATAAACTACCAATTGAGGTGGAGTCTTCTGTGCCAGATGAAGAGGCAGATGAGAtgcaagatgatgatatgatagcGAGTGATCCAAAAGATGACTTAAGTACTTATAATCTTGCAAGGGACAGAACCAGAAGGGAGATCAGAGCtcctaagaggtttggtgaagctgatctGGCTTGGTATGCACTGACAGTAGCTGGGGAGGTGGAGTATTCAGAGTCAAATACttatgatgaagctatggcgAGTAAACAGAAAACAAGTGGATTAtagctatgaatgaagagatgaactcacTTGAGAAGAATCAAACCTGGATGCTAGTAGATAGACCGAAGCATCAAAATACattgggatgcaagtggatctataaacagaaggaaggaactcctagtacagatcagatcaagtataaaacaagattg
It encodes:
- the LOC140889662 gene encoding uncharacterized protein — encoded protein: MVGSMKFDIEKFTGKNDFSLGRIKMHAILIQHGLVETLKKKEEMSDEIKNKDELLEKAHSAIILCLGDRPLREVAREESVAAVWLKLENLCMTKSLANRLYMKQRLYSFKVGHLRRDCPEKKGKQQEKPKDDGTLAIATNGYDSAEVLEQAVSKVSLVVMKAVKKNLLYVLQGDTIIGSTTSIQEQQDRTKLWHLRLGHVSEKGLHELSKQGLLGGDKIESLELCDSCALGKSKRVSFGQGNKFVKLCKEKGITRHRTVTGTPQQNGLAERMNRTLLERVRCMLINASLPKSFWVEALSTACYLVNRYPSSAIGFKTPMEKWSGTPADYSKLRVFGYGKDSQISVNDKLPIEVESSVPDEEADEMQDDDMIASDPKDDLSTYNLARDRTRREIRAPKRFGEADLAWYALTVAGEVEYSESNTYDEAMASKQKTSGL